The genomic window TACCGCTCGGCGGCGGTGCCGGAGACATCGGCGGGGGCTGCGGGTTCCCGCACGGCCGTCCCCGCCGCCACCGTGATCAGCGGTTCCCCCACGCCCAGCGCCGTACCCGCCTCCGCGTGCAGCCGCAGCACCGTGCCCGCGTACGGCACCGGCACCTCGACCGTCGCCTTCGCGGTCTCCACCTCGACCACGATCTGGTCGATCGTCACGGTGTCGCCGACGGCGACCTTCCACTCCACGATCTCCGCGTCGGTCAGGCCCTCGCCGAGGTCGGGGAGCTTGAACAACTGCTCGTGCAGCGTCGCGGTGGTCATGCGACCGCTCCCTTCAACAGGTGCCGGGTGTCGGGCTCGTCGGAGAACTGCAGACGGTCGACGGCGTCGAGGATCCGGTCGACGCCGGGCAGGTGCGCGTGCTCCAGCTTGGGCGGCGGATACGGGATGTCGAAGCCGGTGACCCGCAGTACGGGAGCGGCGAGCGAGTGGAAGCAGCGCTCCTGCACCCGGGCGGCGATCTCCGCACCGACTCCCGCGAAGCCCTGCGCCTCCTGAACGACCACGCAGCGCCCCGTCCTGCGCACCGACTCCGTGACGGTCTCGTCGTCGAAGGGCACCAGGGTCCGCAGGTCCACGACCTCCAGCTCGATCCCGTCCGCGGCGGCGGCCTCGGCCGCGGCCAGGGCCACCGGGACCGACGGGCCGTACGCGACGAGGGTGGCGTCATGCCCCGCCCGCCGGATCGCCGCCCGCCCGAACGGCAGCGCCCCGCGCGCCTCCAGATCGGTGTCCTCGCGCGACCAGTACAACTTCTTCGGCTCCAGGAACACCACCGGATCGGGGTCGGCGACCGCGTCCCGCAACAGCCAGTACGCGTCCTCGGCCGTGGCCGGGGTGACGACCTTCAGGCCGGGCGTGTGCGCGTAGTACGCCTCACTGGAGTCGCAGTGGTGCTCCACTCCGCCGATCCCGCCGGCGTAGGGGACGCGGATCACCATCGGCAGGTTGACCCGCCCGCGGGTGCGGTTGCGCAGCTTGGCGACATGCGAGGCGATCTGCTCGAACGCCGGGTACGCGAAGGCGTCGAACTGCATCTCCACCACGGGCCGGAACCCGCCCATCGCCATGCCGACCGCGAGCCCGACGATACCGGCCTCCGCGAGCGGGGTGTCGAAGCAGCGCTGCTCGCCGAAGTCGCGGGTCAGCCCGTCGGTGATGCGGAACACCCCGCCGAGCGGGCCGACGTCCTCACCGAAGACGAGGACCCGTTCGTCCTCGCGGAGCGCGTCGCGCAGGGCGGTGTTGAGCGCCTGCGCCATCGTGACCTTGGCCATCGTCGTCAGTCCTCCTGGGCCTGGGTGGTTTCGGCGAGCTCGGCCGCCAACTGGGCACGCTGCTCACGCAGTTGCGGGGTCGGCTCGGCGTAGACGTGGTCGAACAGCTCCAGCGGGTCCAGCACGGAGTCAGCGTTCATGCCGGCGCGCACCCGCGCCGCCAGCTCCTCGGCCTCCTCCCGCAGCGCCGCCACGTCCTCGTCGGTGAGCGCGCCGAGCGAGCGCAGATATGTCTCCAGCCGGTCGACCGGGTCGGCGGCCCGCCACCGCTCGACCTCGTCGTCCTCCCGGTAGCGGGTGGCGTCGTCGGCGTTGGTGTGCGCGTCCATGCGGTACGTGTGCGCCTCGACCAGGACCGGGCCGTTCCCGGCGCGGGCGTGCTCGACGGCCGCGTTCAGCACCGCCAGCACCGCCACCAGGTCGTTGCCGTCGACCTGCTCGGAGCGCACCCCGTAACCGATGCCCTTGTAGGCGAGGGCGGGCGCCGCGGTCTGCCGGGCCAGCGGCACGGAGATCGCGTACCTGTTGTTCTGCACGAAGAAGACGACCGGCGCGCGGAAGACGGCCGCGAAGTTCAGCGCCTCGTGGAAGTCGCCCTCGCTGGTCGCCCCGTCCCCGACGAGCGCCATTGCCACGCCGTCCTCGCCGTTGCGGCGCAGGGCCTCCGCCATGCCGGTCGCGTGCAGCACCTGGGTGGCCAGCGGGGTGCACTGGGGGGCGACCCGGGTGGCGGCGGGGTCGTAGCCGCAGTGCCAGTCGCCGCGCAGCAGGGTCAGGACCTCGACCGGGTCGATGTCGCGGGTCACCAGGGCGACGGAGTCGCGGTAGGTCGGGAACAGCCAGTCGTCCGGGCGCAGCGCGAGCACGGCACCGATCTGACAGGCCTCCTGACCACGGCTGGACGGGTAGACCGCGAGGCGGCCCTGTTTGGTGAGGGCGGTCGCCTGGGTGTCGAACCGGCGGCCCAGCACCATCCGCCGCCAGGCCTCCCGCAGGGCCTCGACCGGGGGCTCGAGGTAGTCGGTCGGCTGCTTGGCGACCGGGGTGCCGTCCTCGGCCACGAACCGCACCGGCGACAGGGACGGCAGGAGGCCCTGAACCGTCTGGCGGAGGCTCTTCACAGACATGGAGGGCACTCGCTTTCTCTGGACACTTGACAGGAGAATGGTGGCCATAGCGGAATATGTGTTCAATAGCCCGGCTGAACCGGCGACGAACTGCCGAACCGAAAGCCCTGGGAGGGCAAAGTGTCCGAGGAAAACCCGCCGCCGGGGGTCGTGGCCGGACGAACTGCCGTCCCGCTCGACGACATCGACCGGCAGATCCTGACCCGGCTCCTCCAGGACGGCCGGATCTCGGTCCGCGCCCTCGCCGAGCAGGTCCACATCTCCCGGGCCAACGCCTACACACGCATCGGCCGGCTCGTGGCGGAGGACGTCATCACCGGCTTCACCGCACAGCTCAACGCCCAGCGGGCCGGCCTCGGCACAAGCGCCTACGTGACCATGAGCATCGACCAGAACGCCTGGCGCGACATCTCCCGCGAACTGCGCGCCATCCCGTACGTGGAACATGTCGCCCTCGTCACGGGCGACTTCGACGTCCTGGTGCTGGTGCGCGCACCGGACAACCTGGCGCTGCGCAAGGTGGTCCTGGAGAGCATCCAGGCGGTGCCGGGCGTGCGCTCCACCCGCACCTGGCTCGTCTTCGACGAGGTGCGGGGGCGCGGCGCCACCTGGACGGACTGAGGACCGGGGCGGTCATACGTCGAGCAGCTCGGCGGTGGCGGCAGGGCTCCGCGCGGCGACCGCCGGCCGGTCCGGTGCCGGGACGGAAGCCGTCGCCGGAACTGGCGCAGGAACTGACGTCGGAGCCGTCACCGGTGCGTGCCGCCGTGAGCGCACCACGCGGAACCGTCCGGTGATGAAGTGGGCGCCGGCGCCCGGCAGGTCGGCGCGGGCCGAGGACGGGTCGGCGGGCAGGTCGTCGAGGTTCTCCACCAGATGCACCCCGGCGTCCAGCGCCGCCGTCTCGGCCGCCGCCAGTACCAGCGGGTCGGTGGAGTGCACCGAGGCGTAGAGCGCGCCGTGCCGTGCCACGGTGTGGCGCAGGACGGCGAGGCCCTGCGAGGTCGAGTCGGTGCCCACCAGGAAGGAGACGGGCCCGGGCCACTCGCGCGTGTAGACCCGCTCGTCCGAGGCGCGCAGCCGCACCAGCAGCGGGCCGCGCAGGTCGGCGTGTGTGTGCTCGGGGTGGGCCACGGGACCGGAGGCGTGCAGGACGGGGCCGTACCGCGCGGCCTCCGTCAGGGCGTCGCGCACCTCGTCGGAGGTGATCGCGCCCAGCACCCGCGCCGCGCGTGCGGGGTGTCCGAGCAGCCGGTCCACGGCGTCGCCGACGTCGGCCCCGAGGTCCCGCAGCGTCTTGGGTCCCTCGTCGGTGCGAAAGCCCCGTTCAGGCACCAGGATGTTCTGCGGTGTGGTGCGTACCGTGCCGCTGCACAGGCACGAGGAGAGGGCGAGGCCCCGTACCAGGCCCTGGTAGTCGTCGGTGGAGTCCACGACCACGGTGTTCAGCCCCGTCCGGTTGGCGAACACGGTGGCCTGGCGGGCGTGCAGCTCCAGCCAGTCGGCGAAGCGTGCGGAGCCGGTGAAGTCGACGATGCGCACCGCCGGGTCGGTGGCCAGCCGCCGGTGCACCCGTCGCTCCGGTTCGGCCACCGCCAGCGTCACCACGTTCGGGTCGTGGCCGGCCTCCGCCAGCACCTGCCGCGCGACCCGCACCGTGATCGCCAGCGGCAGCACCGCACGCGGGTGGGGGGCCACGACCACGGGATTGCCGGTCACCAGGCCGGCGAACAGGCCCGGATAGCCGTTCCAGAGCGGGAAGTCGGGACAGCCGACGAGCAGGGACACCCCGCGGGGCACCAGGGTGCAGGTGCCCCGCAGCGCGAGCGGCGGCCCACTCCGTTCGGCGCTCTCCCAGCGCAGGTCGGCCGGGACGCGTTCCGACTCGGCCAACGCCTGGGCCACGGCTTCCAGGGCACGGTCCTGGGCGCGTGGCCCGGCGGCGCGGAAGGCCGCGCGCAGGGGCTGGCCGGTGGTGTGGTGCACGGCGAGGGCCAGCTCGTGGCTGCGGGTGTTGAGGCGGCGCAGGATCTCCACGGCGAGCCCGGCGCGCTGGTACGCCCCGGCGGCCCGCCAGCCGGCCGCCGCCCGCCCGGCCGCCGCGACCAGCTCCCCGGGATCGCAGCGCGGGTAGGCGATGGCCAGAGCCACGCCGTACGGCGACGACTCCGTGCGCACTTGCCCGAGAGCGCCGGGCTGCGCCAGCTCGAAGGGCCGTCCCAGCAGCGAGCGGAACACCTTGCCCGCCGTGCGGGTCGACCTCATGCCCGCGTCGGCCGCGTCCTGGCCGGTCGCCTCGGTGAAGGGGCGACGGCACTCACCGGCGGCGAGGGCACGGACGACATCGTGGAGCAGCTCGCCGTGCCGCTCGTAGGGACCGGGGCGCACGGCCGTCAGCCTCTCCGGATCGCGGCGAGCGTGAGCAGGGCGTCGTTCTCGTCCGGCAGCCCGATCGTCACCCGGACGCCCTCTCCGGGAAACGGGCGGACCACGATCTTCCCGTCCAGGCAGCGCAGGGCGAAGTCCGCGCTGTCCTCGCCGAGCGGCAGCCAGACGAAGTTGGCATGGGAGACGGGCACCTCGTGGCCCAGCGCGCGCAGCCGCGCGGTGACCCGGTCGCGCTCGGCGACCGTCAGGGCGGCCCGCCGGGCGACCTCCGCGCCCTCGCCGAGGGCGACGACGGCGGCCCGCTGGGCGAGGGCGCTGACACTGAACGGCACCTGCGTCCGGCGTACATGCGCGGCGATCCCGGACGGCGCGACGCAGTAGCCGACGCGCAGCCCCGCCAGTCCGTACGCCTTCGAGAAGGTCCGCAGCACCGCCACGTTCGGCCGGTCACCGAGGAGGGCGAGGCCGTCGGGGACCAGGTCGGGATCGGCGTACTCGCGGTAGGCCTCGTCGACGACGATCAGCACGTCCCGCGGTACCCGGTCCGCGAAGTCGGTCAGGGCCCGCGCGCCGACCGCCGTGGAGGTCGGGTTGTTGGGGTTGCACACGAAGACCAGCCGGGTCCGCGCGGTGATCGCCGCGGCCATGGCGTCGAGGTCGAGAGCGTGATCGCGCAGCGGCACCCGTACGGCCGTACCACCCGCGACGGCGGTGAGGATCGGGTACGCCTCGAACGACCGCCAGCCGAAGACCACCTCGTCACCGGGCCCGACGACCGTGTGCAGCAACTGCCCGCACACCTCGGAGGACCCGGCGCCCACCGCGATCCGGTCCGGCTCGACCCCGTGGTGCGCGGCCAGGGCCTCGACGAGGGAGGCGGCGTGCAGATCGGGGTACCGCGACACACCGCCGGCGGCCTCCGCGAGGGTTCCGGCCACCCCCGGCAGCAACCCGTAGGGAGACTCGTTGCTGGCCAGCAGGATCGCCCCGGGCAGTTTGCGGCCCGGGACGTAGGCGGGCAGCTGGGACAGGGACGCACGGACACGCACCATGCTGGACTCGCTTCTGCAGCGCTGGGGGCCCGAGGCCTGGGCGTCGGGCACTTGACAGGGGAATCGTGAAGAGCGGACGACAGGCGCTCAACTGTTTGGCGAATTCGGCTACGAATCGCCGAAAACGGAGCAGTTCACCGGCAAACCGTCTTCCAGTGAGCCCTGCGGGACCTTTGGTACGAGACGGACGGCGCGCCCTCCGACGGACGCCGGGGCACCTTCATGATCACGGGAAGGACACAGCGGGCCGTCGACGCCCCCGCCGCGGGCGAGGTGCCAGCAGAGTGCTCGCGACCCGGGCCACGAGATGCCCGGGCCCGCCGTTCCGATCGAGGGAGACCATGCACAGCACCCAGACCCGCCTCCGCCACGGAGCCCTGACGGCGTGCGCGGCGGCTCTCGCGCTGCTCGCGGCCGGCTGCTCGCAGGCGTCCGCGGGCACGCAGGCCGACGGCTGCCGGGACAACGGCCACTGGTCGCAACGGGAGCGGGCAGCATGGCTGCGGACCTCGG from Streptomyces sp. DSM 40750 includes these protein-coding regions:
- a CDS encoding alpha-ketoacid dehydrogenase subunit beta, translating into MAKVTMAQALNTALRDALREDERVLVFGEDVGPLGGVFRITDGLTRDFGEQRCFDTPLAEAGIVGLAVGMAMGGFRPVVEMQFDAFAYPAFEQIASHVAKLRNRTRGRVNLPMVIRVPYAGGIGGVEHHCDSSEAYYAHTPGLKVVTPATAEDAYWLLRDAVADPDPVVFLEPKKLYWSREDTDLEARGALPFGRAAIRRAGHDATLVAYGPSVPVALAAAEAAAADGIELEVVDLRTLVPFDDETVTESVRRTGRCVVVQEAQGFAGVGAEIAARVQERCFHSLAAPVLRVTGFDIPYPPPKLEHAHLPGVDRILDAVDRLQFSDEPDTRHLLKGAVA
- the pdhA gene encoding pyruvate dehydrogenase (acetyl-transferring) E1 component subunit alpha: MSVKSLRQTVQGLLPSLSPVRFVAEDGTPVAKQPTDYLEPPVEALREAWRRMVLGRRFDTQATALTKQGRLAVYPSSRGQEACQIGAVLALRPDDWLFPTYRDSVALVTRDIDPVEVLTLLRGDWHCGYDPAATRVAPQCTPLATQVLHATGMAEALRRNGEDGVAMALVGDGATSEGDFHEALNFAAVFRAPVVFFVQNNRYAISVPLARQTAAPALAYKGIGYGVRSEQVDGNDLVAVLAVLNAAVEHARAGNGPVLVEAHTYRMDAHTNADDATRYREDDEVERWRAADPVDRLETYLRSLGALTDEDVAALREEAEELAARVRAGMNADSVLDPLELFDHVYAEPTPQLREQRAQLAAELAETTQAQED
- a CDS encoding Lrp/AsnC family transcriptional regulator, with the protein product MSEENPPPGVVAGRTAVPLDDIDRQILTRLLQDGRISVRALAEQVHISRANAYTRIGRLVAEDVITGFTAQLNAQRAGLGTSAYVTMSIDQNAWRDISRELRAIPYVEHVALVTGDFDVLVLVRAPDNLALRKVVLESIQAVPGVRSTRTWLVFDEVRGRGATWTD
- a CDS encoding aldehyde dehydrogenase family protein, producing MRPGPYERHGELLHDVVRALAAGECRRPFTEATGQDAADAGMRSTRTAGKVFRSLLGRPFELAQPGALGQVRTESSPYGVALAIAYPRCDPGELVAAAGRAAAGWRAAGAYQRAGLAVEILRRLNTRSHELALAVHHTTGQPLRAAFRAAGPRAQDRALEAVAQALAESERVPADLRWESAERSGPPLALRGTCTLVPRGVSLLVGCPDFPLWNGYPGLFAGLVTGNPVVVAPHPRAVLPLAITVRVARQVLAEAGHDPNVVTLAVAEPERRVHRRLATDPAVRIVDFTGSARFADWLELHARQATVFANRTGLNTVVVDSTDDYQGLVRGLALSSCLCSGTVRTTPQNILVPERGFRTDEGPKTLRDLGADVGDAVDRLLGHPARAARVLGAITSDEVRDALTEAARYGPVLHASGPVAHPEHTHADLRGPLLVRLRASDERVYTREWPGPVSFLVGTDSTSQGLAVLRHTVARHGALYASVHSTDPLVLAAAETAALDAGVHLVENLDDLPADPSSARADLPGAGAHFITGRFRVVRSRRHAPVTAPTSVPAPVPATASVPAPDRPAVAARSPAATAELLDV
- a CDS encoding histidinol-phosphate transaminase; translation: MVRVRASLSQLPAYVPGRKLPGAILLASNESPYGLLPGVAGTLAEAAGGVSRYPDLHAASLVEALAAHHGVEPDRIAVGAGSSEVCGQLLHTVVGPGDEVVFGWRSFEAYPILTAVAGGTAVRVPLRDHALDLDAMAAAITARTRLVFVCNPNNPTSTAVGARALTDFADRVPRDVLIVVDEAYREYADPDLVPDGLALLGDRPNVAVLRTFSKAYGLAGLRVGYCVAPSGIAAHVRRTQVPFSVSALAQRAAVVALGEGAEVARRAALTVAERDRVTARLRALGHEVPVSHANFVWLPLGEDSADFALRCLDGKIVVRPFPGEGVRVTIGLPDENDALLTLAAIRRG